A single region of the Brassica rapa cultivar Chiifu-401-42 chromosome A03, CAAS_Brap_v3.01, whole genome shotgun sequence genome encodes:
- the LOC103860380 gene encoding pentatricopeptide repeat-containing protein At2g13600, with translation MARNSFLKLASLTNSSPFANLLDSCIKSKLPPNYVRTVHASIIKSPFSNEIFIHNRLIDAYAKRGSLHDARKVFDEMPHRNVYTWNTLVTALAKLGLLDEADSLFRSMPERDQCTWNSMVSGFAQRDRCEEALRYLASMHKEGFSLNEYSLASGLSACSSLSDVNRGVQIHSLIVKSPCLFSDVHIGSALVDMYSKCGHVDEAQQCFDELRGYRNVVTWNSLITCYEQNGPVEEALTVFNLMLRSGFEPDEVTLASVISACASLSAVKVGREVHGRVAKDVKLRNDIILSNAFVDMYAKCGRVKEARIVFDSMPIRNAIAETSMISGYAMAASTKAARLMFAKMTERNVVSWNALIAGYTQNGENEEAVGLFRQLKRESVSPTHYTFANILKACADLAELHLGMQAHVHVLKHGFKFRSGEETDIFVGNSLIDMYVKCGCVEDGYLVFRKMVERDRVSWNAMIVGFAQNGYGNEALELFREMLGGSGEKPDHITMIGVLSACGHAGLVEEGRRYFSSMARDFGVAPLRDHYTCMVDLLGRAGFLEEARSMIEEEMPMEPDSVIWGSLLGACKVHRNITLGKYVAEKLLEVETSSNSGPYVLLSNMYAENGQWEDVMNVRKSMRKEGVTKQPGFSWIEVQGRSHVFMVKDKRHPRKKQIHSLLDVLIAEMRPEQDHAERGSLSSEEMDYSSRILWDNAM, from the coding sequence ATGGCTAGAAACTCATTTCTCAAACTCGCCTCTCTCACGAACTCTTCACCCTTCGCGAACCTTCTCGATTCATGCATCAAATCCAAGCTCCCACCAAACTACGTCCGCACCGTCCACGCTTCCATCATCAAATCCCCTTTCTCCAACGAAATCTTTATACACAACCGTCTCATCGACGCCTACGCGAAACGCGGCTCGCTCCATGACGCGCGCAaagtgttcgacgaaatgcctcACCGAAACGTCTACACTTGGAACACTCTCGTCACGGCTTTAGCCAAGTTAGGGCTCTTAGACGAAGCCGATTCCCTCTTCCGCTCGATGCCTGAGCGTGACCAGTGCACTTGGAACTCAATGGTCTCCGGGTTCGCGCAGCGCGATAGGTGCGAAGAGGCGTTGCGTTATCTCGCCTCGATGCATAAAGAAGGCTTTTCCCTGAACGAGTATAGTTTAGCTAGTGGTCTAAGCGCTTGCTCTAGCTTGAGCGATGTGAACAGAGGCGTGCAGATACATTCTCTGATCGTCAAATCTCCTTGTTTATTCTCCGATGTTCATATAGGCTCCGCTCTCGTTGACATGTATTCCAAATGTGGACACGTGGACGAAGCTCAGCAGTGTTTTGATGAGTTGCGTGGTTATAGAAACGTCGTCACTTGGAATAGTTTGATTACGTGTTACGAACAGAACGGTCCCGTGGAGGAAGCTCTAACCGTTTTCAATTTAATGCTGAGATCCGGTTTCGAGCCTGATGAGGTAACGTTAGCGAGCGTGATCAGCGCGTGCGCGAGCCTGTCCGCTGTTAAAGTCGGACGGGAAGTTCACGGACGCGTTGCGAAAGACGTTAAGTTACGGAACGATATAATCCTAAGCAACGCGTTTGTTGATATGTACGCAAAGTGTGGAAGAGTGAAAGAAGCTAGGATCGTGTTCGATAGCATGCCTATCAGAAACGCTATCGCTGAAACGTCGATGATCAGCGGCTACGCTATGGCTGCGAGCACCAAGGCTGCTAGGCTGATGTTCGCCAAGATGACGGAGAGGAACGTCGTTTCGTGGAACGCGCTCATCGCTGGGTATACGCAGAACGGGGAGAACGAAGAAGCGGTTGGTCTGTTTCGTCAGTTAAAGAGGGAGTCTGTATCTCCGACGCATTATACCTTTGCTAATATTCTCAAGGCGTGTGCGGATCTAGCGGAGTTGCATCTCGGCATGCAGGCTCATGTGCACGTGCTGAAGCACGGGTTTAAGTTTCGATCCGGGGAAGAAACTGATATATTCGTTGGCAACTCGTTGATAGATATGTATGTGAAATGCGGCTGTGTGGAAGATGGTTATCTCGTGTTTAGGAAGATGGTGGAGAGAGACCGCGTCTCCTGGAACGCGATGATTGTCGGATTCGCGCAGAACGGGTATGGAAACGAGGCGCTTGAGTTGTTCAGAGAGATGCTTGGTGGTTCTGGGGAGAAACCAGATCACATTACAATGATTGGTGTTCTCTCCGCGTGCGGACACGCTGGATTAGTCGAAGAAGGGCGGCGTTACTTTTCGTCCATGGCCAGAGACTTCGGTGTGGCTCCACTGAGGGATCACTACACTTGCATGGTTGATTTACTCGGCCGAGCTGGGTTTCTTGAAGAAGCGAGGAGTATGATTGAGGAGGAGATGCCTATGGAGCCAGATTCGGTTATATGGGGATCTTTGCTCGGTGCTTGTAAAGTTCATAGGAACATCACGTTGGGTAAGTATGTTGCTGAGAAGCTTCTTGAAGTAGAGACGTCGTCAAACTCGGGACCGTATGTTCTTCTCTCTAACATGTACGCTGAGAATGGACAGTGGGAGGATGTGATGAATGTAAGGAAGTCTATGAGGAAAGAAGGAGTCACGAAGCAGCCAGGTTTTAGTTGGATAGAGGTACAAGGACGTTCTCATGTTTTCATGGTTAAAGATAAAAGACATCCTCGCAAAAAGCAGATACACTCGCTTCTTGATGTTCTAATAGCAGAGATGAGACCGGAACAAGATCATGCTGAAAGAGGATCACTCTCCTCTGAGGAAATGGATTATTCATCTCGTATTCTTTGGGACAATGCCATGTAA